In Streptomyces sp. NBC_00344, the genomic window AGCGACACCAGCGGGACGGCGGAGCGGGACTCGATGACCACGAAGGCAGCCAGCAGGACGACACCGAGGACCAGAGTGACGAGGACGTCCGCGTGGCCGAAGCCGCTCTGCGCCGCCGTCGACAGGGCGTAGATCAGAGCGAGCAGACCACCGGTGACGGCGACGGCACCCGGCACGTCGAGACGCGGCCGCTCGGGGACGGGGGCACCTCCCATGCCCTTGCGGCCGTGGGGGAGCGACTCGGTCAGCAGTCCCGGCGCCAGCGCCAGCACGATGACCGACGCCGCGCCGAGCAGCCCCATGGTGGACCGCCAGCCCAGCGTGTCGGTCAGCACGCCGCCCAGCACCATGCCGGCGGTGAAGCCCAGCGAGAGCAGCGTGCCGCTGATTCCCAGCGCCCGGTCACGCAGCGGGCCTTCGGGGAAGGTGGTGGTCAGCAGGGACATCCCGGTCGGCACGATGACCGCGGCGCCGAGCCCCTGCAGCGCCCGCCCGGCCAGGAAGGCCTCCTGGTTCCAGGCGCAGGTGGCGATCAGTGAGGCGGCGCCGAAGACCGCGAGTCCGCCGAGGAACAGCCTGCGCCGTCCGAACAGGTCGGCGATCCGGCCGAAGAGGAGCAGGAAGCCACCGGACGGCAGGGCGAAGGCGGTGACGGCCCATTGCAGGCCTGCCTGGCTCATGCCGAGATCCCTGCCGAGGGCCGGCAGTGCCACGTTCAGTACGGAGAAGTCGAGCGCCACCATGAACTGGGCGGCGCACAGCACGAACAGAACGAGCCTGGCCCGGCTGGAGAGCCGCTCGGGAGCGGTGTGCGGGGCGGGGTCGGGGGTCGTGATGCGGGTTGATGCGGTGTCTGTCGCCATGCCCATGAGCCTCGTGCTTCGGGAGCAATCGTGGGGAGCGGCAACTTATGCTGGTGGCCGCACCACCAGGCAGCCGTACAGGGGGATGGCGTGGCGAGTCCGACGGAGATCAAGCCGGAGGGGTTCAGGCCCGGCACCAAACCACACCGGCTCAGTGAGCTCAGGGAGTTCCTGATGAGCCGGCGCGCCCGGATCACCCCGGCCGAGGCCGGACTGCCGGACGGCGGAGCCCGGCGCCGCACCCCGGGGCTGCGCCGTGAGGAGGTCGCCGTCCTCGCCGGCGTCGGGGTCTCCTGGTACCAGTGGCTCGAACAGGGCCGGGACATCACCGTGTCGCCGCAGGTGCTCGACTCGGTGGGACGGGTACTGAGGCTGAGCAGCGTCGAGCGCCGTCATCTGTATGTGCTGGCAGGTCTCAACCCGCCCCCGGCCGAGGTCGACCCGGCGGACGTGAACATGTGCGACGGGCTGCAGCGGCTGATCGACGCCTGGATGCCCTTCCCCGCGCACATCATGGACCGGTACTGGAACACGGTCCTCTACAACGACGCGGCGGCGATGGTGCTGGCCATGCGCCCCGACATCGTGCAGAACTGCCTGATCGCCTTCTTCACCGATCCCGTCTACCGGTCCCGCAACCGCCAGTGGGAAGCCATCGCCCACCAGGTGGTCGCGCAGTTCCGGTCCGCCTGTTCGGAGTGCCCGGACGACGAGGGCTTCCAGGCCGTGGTTGACGAGGCAAAGGAACTCAGCCCCGAATTCGCCGAGTTGTGGGAACGCCGGGACATCGCACCGGGCGGCCAGATCCAGAAGCAGCTGGAGCACCCGGTGGTCGGCACGCTGCATGTGGAGTCCACTCAGCTGAGAGTGCCCGCCCGCCCGGACCTGGCGATCGTGCTGCACACGCCGCTGCCCGACACCGGCACGGAGTCGAGGCTCCAGTGGCTGGCCTCGCCGGAGGGCCGCAGAGGGTCGATGTATCCGGTCGCAGGCTGACCGTCATCGGCCGGCCGGCCCGCCCTATGCTCGGCGCATGAGCGACAACACCGACCTCGACGCAGAGGACCGCAAGATCATCACCTTGGCGCGCAGCGCCCGGGCACGCAACGGGGTGCCCGAGGGCGCCGCCGTACGGGACGAGACCGGGCGCACCTATGTCGCGGGCACCGTGGCCCTCGAATCGCTGAAGCTCTCCGCGCTTCGCACCGCCGTCGCGATGGCGGTGGCGAGCGGTGCGCAGTCCCTGGAGGCGGCAGCCGTGGTCGGTGAGGCCGCCGAGGCGGCGGACGAGGACCGCGCCGCGGTGAGGGACCTGGGCGGCCCGGAGACACCGGTCCTGCTCGCGGGCCCCGACGGCACTCTGCGGTCCACGGTGACCGCGGGCTGACCACCGGTCGTACGTGCTGATGGCTGAGGGCGGTGCGCGGCCGATCGCCGCGCACCGCCCTCAGCCATGCGGCGGCCGTTGTCTTCACGGCCCGGTCATCGGCAGGCCGGCCCGGCAGCGGGCCCTTGGAACAGCGAGGGCCCAGGAACAACGGGCCTCTGGGACAACGGGCCCTGCGGACAACAGGCTCGTGGACCGCCGGTGGACCCGTCTCAGAGCGCGTCGCGGCCGCGCTCACCCGTCCGGACCCGGACCATCGTCTCCACCGGCACGGCCCAGACCTTGCCGTCCCCGATCTTCCCGGTGTGCGCCGCATCCACCACGGCGTCGATGACCGCGTCGGCCTCGGCGTCGTCGACCACGACCTCGATACGGACCTTCGGCACGAGGTCGATCCGGTACTCGGCGCCCCGGTAGACCTCGGTGTGCCCGCGCTGGCGCCCGTAACCGCTTGCCTCGGTGACGGTGAGTCCGTTGACTCCGAGTTCCTGGAGGGCGGTTTTCACCTCGTCCAGCTTGTGCGGCTTGACGACTGCGGTGACCAGCTTCATGGCTTGACCTTCTGCGTTGCGGAGGCGGAGAGCGGGGCACCGTGTCCCAGCACGCCGTGATCGTAGGCGCTCTCGGCGTGCACCGTCAGATCCAGGCCCTGATACTCGTGCTCCTCCTCCACCCGGAAGCCGGCCAGCCGGTCGATCGCCTTGCCGATGCCGTAGGTCACGGCGAAGGCGTACACCCCGACGGCCACCACGCCGACCGCCTGCCGGCCGAGCTGGCCGAAACCGCCCCCGTACAGCAGTCCTTCGGCGCCGCCGGTCATGGCGGAGGTCGCGAAGAGACCGATGAGTATCGTGCCGACGATGCCCCCGACCAGGTGCACCCCGACGACATCGAGCGAGTCGTCGTAGTTGAGCCTGAACTTCCATCCGACGGCGTACGAGCAGAGCACCCCGGCGACGAGTCCGACCACCAGTGCCCCGATCAGCCCGACCGAGCCGCAGGACGGAGTGATCGCCACCAGGCCGGCCACCGCGCCCGATGCCGCCCCCAGCGTGGTCGGGTGGCCGTCCCTGCGCTGCTCGACGAAGAGCCAGCCCAGCAGGCCGGTGCAGCCCGCGGCTAGCGTGTTGAGGAAGGCCGCGGCCGCCAGGCCGTTGGCGCCGAGCGCGGAGCCCGCGTTGAAGCCGAACCAGCCGAACCAGAGCAGCCCGGCGCCCATCACCACCATCGGCATGTTGTGCGGCCGCATGGCGTCCTTCTTGAAGCCGAGCCGTGGCCCGAGCACCAGACACAGGGCGAGCCCGGAGGCTCCGGAGCAGATCTCGACCGGCATCCCGCCGGCGAAGTCCAGCGCCTTGAGATCCGCCGCGATCCAGCCGCCGGGCCCCCACACCCAGTGCGCGACGGGAATGTATACGAGCAGCGTCCACACCGGGACGAAGATCAGCCAGGCTCCGAACCGCGCCCGGTCCGCGATCGCCCCGCTGATCAGCGCGGCCGTGATGATCGCGAAAGTGAGCTGGAACGTCGCGAACAGCAGCGTCGGGACGGTGCCCTGGACGTCGGAGGGGCCGATTCCGGCCATACCGAGGTGGCTGAGGCCACCGATCAGTCCGGCGAAGGCGTCGCCGCCGAAGACGAGCGAGTAGCCGGCCACCAGCCACACCACGGTCACCAGCGCGATAGAGACGAAGCTCATCATCAGCATGTTCAGCACGCTCTTGGTGCGGACCATGCCGCCGTAGAACAGCGCGAGGCCCGGCGTCATCAGCAGCACCAGCGCGGTCGCGGCGAGCAGCCAGGCGGTGTCGCCGGTGTCGATACCGGCCGCCAGGGTGGTCAGGGGTGTCGCAGCCGTTGCATGCGTCACAGGGGGGTCACCTCTCCCAGTACGGTCCGATAGAGGGTCGCCGCTCCGCGTTTCCGGGTGGCTGCACGCATGTTTCGTCCAGATTTCGTGTTGCGGGCGGGTTACCGGGAACTCACTGCGGGCCGTCTGGTCGGCGGGTCCCGGCCGATCGGGGAGAATGGGCGCCATGAGCGTTCACACCCAGTCTTCCGAAGCCTCCCACCGGGCCGGTTTCGCCTGCTTCGTCGGCCGCCCCAATGCGGGCAAGTCCACTCTTACGAACGCTCTCGTCGGCAAGAAGGTGGCCATCACCTCCAGCCGTCCGCAGACCACACGCCACACGGTGCGCGGCATCGTGCACCGCCCCGACGCGCAGCTGATCCTGGTGGACACACCGGGGCTGCACAAGCCGCGCACCCTGCTCGGTGAGCGCCTCAACGACGTCGTCCGCACGACCTGGGCCGAGGTCGACGTCATCGGCTTCTGCGTGCCCGCCGACCAGAAGCTCGGCCCCGGTGACAAGTTCATCGCCAAGGAGCTCGCCGGAATCAAAAAGACGCCGAAGATCGCGGTCATCACCAAGACCGACCTGGTCGACGGCAAGCAGCTCGCCGAGCAGCTCATCGCGATCGATCAGCTCGCCGCGGAGCTCGGCTTCGAATGGGCCGAGATCATCCCGGTCTCCGCCGTCGGCGACAAGCAGGTGTCGCTGCTGGCCGACCTCATCGCGCCGCTGCTCCCGCTCAGCCCGCCCCTCTACCCGGAGGGCGACCTCACCGACGAGCCCGAAATGGTGATGGTCGCGGAGCTGATCCGGGAGGCCGCGCTGGAGGGCGTGAGGGACGAACTGCCGCACTCCATCGCCGTTGTGGTCGAGGAGATGCTGCCGCGGGAGAACCGCCCGGCGGACCGGCCGCTGCTCGACATCCACGCGAACGTCTACATCGAGCGGCCCAGCCAGAAGGGCATCATCATCGGCCCCAAGGGCGCCCGCCTGAAGGATGTCGGCATGAAGTCCCGCAAGCAGATCGAGGCCCTGCTGGGCACGCCGGTCTTCCTCGACCTGCATGTCAAGGTCGCCAAGGACTGGCAGCGCGACCCGAAGCAGTTGCGCAAGCTGGGCTTCTGAGTCCGCAGCCGGACGCGAACGGCGGCCCGTGCCGGGCACGGGCGCCCGCCCGGCACGGGCGTCGTGGGCTCAGGCACCTTCTTTCAGCACCCGCGAGATCAGTGCCCGCTGCGCGTCGCTGAGGTGCGGATCCGCGCAGTGGACCGTCCGGCCGTCCACCGTGATCCGGTAGTGGAAGCCGTCCGGTACCCCGGCGGGTGGCGCGTCCTGGCCGGTGGTGAGCGCCTGTTCGGCCAGGACGTGCCACTCGTCCGCGTCGGGCCGGGCAGAGGTGTCCACCTCTGCCCGCCGCGCGATACCGGCGAATCCTCCCGTGCGGCTTACCTCGATACGCATGGGAACCTTCTACCCGTCGTCGGTTTGCTACGCGCCTGTCGGGACACCGACCTGCGACCACGCCTTCACGACCGCTTCCTGCTCCGCGCCGCCGCCGAAGCGGGCCGTCGCGGCGGCCACGGTCAGCCGGGCGAAGTCCGAGAAGCTCGCTTCGGCGGGCAGATCGCCGCCGGTCAGCGTGTCGTACCAGACGTGCCCCGCCCGCTCCCACGCCTTGCCGCCGAGCTCCCGGGCCAGCAGGTAGAAGGCATGGTTGGGGATGCCCGAGTTGAGGTGGACACCGCCGTTGTCGTCGTCAGTGGTGACGTAGCCGCTCATCGTCGCCGGCTGCGGGTCCTTGCCGAGCACGTCGTCGTCGTACGCGGTCCCCGGGGCCTTCATCGAGCGCAGCGCGACCCCGGAGACGCCGGACGCCAGCAGCCCGGCGCCGATCAGCCAGTCCGCCTGGTCCGCGGTCTGTCCCAGGGCGTACTGCTTGATGAGGGACCCGAAGACGTCCGAAACCGACTCGTTGAGCGCGCCGGACTGACCGGAGTAGGTGAGATTCGCGGTGTACTGGGTGACCCCGTGGGTGAGTTCGTGGCCGATGACGTCCACCGGGATGGTGAAGTCGAGAAAGATCTCGCCGTCGCCGTCCCCGAAGACCATCTGCGTGCCGTCCCAGAAGGCGTTGTTGTACTTCTCGTCGTAGTGGACGCTCGCGTCGAGCGGCAGGCCGTTGTCGTCGATCGAGTGCCGTCCGAAGGCCTTCAGGTAGAGCTCGAAGGTGGCGCCGAGCCCGGCGTACGCGCGGTTGACGGTCGCGTCCTTTCCGGCGTCGTCACCCTCGCCGCGCACCTTGTGGCCGGGCAGCGTGGTGCGGTGCCGGGCGTCGTAGACGGTGCGCCGGGGAGTGTCACGGGGGGTGCCGGGTGCGGCGAGGGTCGCGGTCAGCCGGCGGGTGCGGTGGGCGGAGTCGGCGCGCAGGGTGCGGCGGGCCGGTTCGGCGAGCGCCGGATCGTCGGCGCGGGCCAGCTTGTCGAGGATGTGGGGCGGCACGATCGTGCAGAAGACAGGATGCGCGTTCATGGTGTGCAATGTGGCACTGTGTCGTCGCTCTGTCACTGGTTGCTACCTGAATTGCCGAAAACGAGTGATGGGTCATCGTTTGGCCGTTACCTGCTGTGCATCCCGCATACTGATACGGCGGCGGCATTCCGGGCACCGCTGGGCTAGGCTGCCGTTCATCATGCGTTTCGGGCTGCTTCTCCTTAGCTGCCGCGGCGAGGGCCTGTAGTCGTAGGCCGACCCCCTCCCCGCGGAGTCTGGTGCTGCAGCGACACAGTCGGCCGTCCCACCGCTGGACACCCGAGGAGCCCTGCGCAGATGTCGAATCCGACGCCGATCACCAATGCCACCCAGACCCAGCAGCCGTCCGGGATGCCGGTCCACAAGTACCGCCCGTACGAGGCAGTGGAGATCCCGGACCGCACCTGGCCCGACAGCCGGATCACCAAGGCGCCGCGGTGGCTGTCCACCGACCTGCGTGACGGCAACCAGGCCCTGATCGACCCCATGTCGCCGGCCCGTAAGCGCGAGATGTTCGACCTGCTGGTGAGGATGGGCTACAAGGAGATCGAGGTCGGTTTCCCCGCATCCGGCGACACCGACTTCAACTTCGTGCGCTCCATCATCGAGGAAGAGGGCGCGATCCCCGAGGACGTGACGATCTCCGTCCTGACCCAGGCCCGTGAGGACCTGATCGAGCGGACCGTCGAGTCGCTGCGCGGCGCGCACCGGGCGAGTGTTCACCTCTACAACGCCACGGCGCCGACCTTCCGCCGGGTGGTCTTCCGCGGCTCCAAGGACGACATCAAGCAGATCGCCGTGGACGGCACCCGTCTGGTGGTCGAGTACGCCGAGAAGATCCTGGGCCCCGAGACGACCTTCGGCTACCAGTACAGCCCGGAGATCTTCACCGACACCGAGCTGGACTTCGCGCTGGAGGTCTGTGAAGCCGTCATGGACGTATGGCAGCCCGAGGCCGGCCGCGAGATCATCCTCAACCTGCCTGCCACCGTGGAGCGTTCCACACCGTCCACGCACGCGGACCGCTTCGAGTGGATGTCGCGCAACCTGTCCCGTCGCGAGTACGTCTGCCTGTCCGTCCACCCGCACAACGACCGCGGCACGGCCGTCGCCGCCGCCGAACTGGCCATCATGGCGGGCGCCGACCGTATCGAGGGCTGCCTGTTCGGGCAGGGCGAACGCACCGGCAATGTCGACCTGGTGACGCTGGGCATGAATCTGTTCAGCCAGGGCGTCGACCCGCAGATCGACTTCTCGCAGATCGACGATGTGCGCAGGACCGCCGAGTACTGCAATCAGATGGAGATCCACCCCCGCCACCCCTACGCGGGCGATCTGGTCTACACGTCCTTCTCCGGCTCCCACCAGGACGCCATCAAGAAGGGCTTCGACGCGATGGAGGCCGAAGCCGGGGCTCAGGGCCGCACGGTCGACGACATCGAATGGGCCGTCCCCTACCTGCCGATCGACCCCAAGGACGTGGGCCGCTCCTACGAGGCTGTCATCCGGGTCAACTCGCAGTCCGGCAAGGGCGGAATCGCCTACGTCCTGAAGAACGACCACAAGCTGGACCTGCCGCGTCGCATGCAGATCGAGTTCTCCAAGATCATTCAGGCGAAGACCGACGCCGAGGGCGGCGAGGTCACCCCGCAGGACATCTGGTCGATCTTCCAGGACGAGTATCTGCCGAGCCCCGGCGACTCGGGAACCCGGTGGGGCCGTATCCAGCTGCGCTCCGGACAGACGACCACCGACACGGACGGCAGGGACACCCTGACGGTCGAGGCGGTCGTCGACGGTGTGGAGACCGCGCTGACCGGCACGGGCAACGGTCCGATCTCCGCCTTCTTCGCCGCGCTGTCGGCGACCGGTGTGGACGCGCGGCTGCTGGACTACCAGGAGCACACGATGAGCGAGGGTGCCAGCGCGCTGGCCGCCTCCTACATCGAGTGCGCGATCGACGGAAAGGTGATGTGGGGTATCGGCATCGACGCCAACACCACGCGCGCCTCGCTGAAGGCGGTCGTCTCCGCGGTCAACCGGGCCGCCCGCTGACCGCGCGATCACGGCCCCGGACCGGGGTCGTGATCACGGTCATCACCGCACGTACGTGACCGATTACATGCTCCGGCTGATCCTGACCCCGTAATTCCCTTCTGACCTGGCACTTTTCCCGGCCCCTGCCACCTCGGGCGGTGGCCGGGGCCGAGTCTTCTCCGGCCAGGGGCTGACGTCACATCATCAATGTGGCTAACATCACGTCCACGCGGCAACGTTGCCGAGGGGTTACGGAGGTGAACCGTGCTGCCAAGCCGAGGACGAAGCGGCAAGAAGTCGATCATCTGGGCCGTCCGCACCTCCTGGGAGACCGTCGGCGACGGCGAGTTCTTCTGCGCGGACTGCGGAGGGGACCGCAACTACCTCCGGCGCACCGGACGTCGCCGTCTCACCGTCCTGGGCCTCCCGCTGCTGGCACGCGGCCGCACCGGGCCGGTGATCGAATGCGCCGCCTGCGAGACCCGGTTCACCACCGAGGCGCTCGACCACCCCACCACCACCCGCTTCTCCGCCATGCTGCGCGACGCCGTGCACACCGTCACGCTCGCCGTGCTCACCGCAGGCGGAGCTTCGTCCCACACCGTCACCGAGACCGCGGTCGCCACGGTCAGGGCCGCCGGGTTCGACGAATGCACCGAGGAGCAGCTGACCGCACTGGTCGACGCCCTCGCCGCCGACACGGGCCGCTTCGTCACCGACGCCGAGCCGTGCGGCGCGGCGCTGACCATCGAACTGCACGAGGCCCTGCAGCCGTTGGCTCCGCACCTCGCCCCGGCGGGCCGCGAATCGATTCTCCTCCAGGGCGCCCGTATCGCTCTGGCGGACGGGCCGTACAGCCCGGCGGAACGAGAGGTGCTGGCCACCGTCGGCGGGGCGCTGCAGCTCTGCGCCCAGGACACCTCACGCCTGCTGACGGCGGCGGCCCGGATGCCGTCCTGAACCGTCAGGCTCAGAAGTCCCAGGTGCGCGAGCAGAGGACCAGCCGGTAGCCGTCCGGATCCACCACGGTCACCCCGTGCGTGTCCCAGTAGGGATTGTGCGAGGTGACGCGGGTGCCGCCCGTCTCGATCAGCCGGTGCACCAGGTCCTCGGCGACCGGCTCCCCCAGGTACACCACGAACAGGTCGTCCACGGTGGGTGCCGGGACCAAAGGATCCTCGGGGTCGTGGGTGAGCTCGAAGTGCCAGCTGCCCCCGGGTGGGCCGACCATCAGCAGATCGTGTTCGCCGGACACGTGCGCGCCGGTGCGCCAGATGACCTCCAGCCCGAGCCCTTCGACGTAGAAACGCTCGGCGGCGGCGAGATCCCCCGACGGCCGCGCGACGCGCACCCGGGTGCTGGAATCGATCATGGGGCGGGAGTGTAGTTGCTCCGCCCGCTGCACCGCGTACTCCCGGGGGAGTAATGCGCCCAGCGGACCACCCCTGGCGGTATCCGCGGAGTCGGCCCGGCGCGCGATGACCGGGAGCTCTCCGGCCGGGACTCTGGAAGGGACAGCTGATCCGTCCTGAGGAGGAACCGCATGAGGCCAGGGAACACGGGATCCGGGGACGAACCGGGCGGCCGGCGGCGTTGGTTGCTGCCGTGGGCCGTCGTCGCCCTGTGGGTCGCGGTTCTCGCGATCGCAGCGCCGTTCGCCGGCCGGCTCGGCGATGTGCAGCGCGACAACATCGTGGACTATCTGCCGGCCGGTGCCGACTCCACCCAAGTGGCGAAAATTCAACAGGCCCTGCCTGGTGGGGAGTCCACCGACCTGGTGCTCGTGTATCACCGTGCGGGCGGGCTGACCGCGGAGGACCGGGCGACCGCGGAGCGGCAGATCGCGGCCGTCGCCGCGGCACACCGGCTCTCCGCCACTCCTGCGGCCGTCGCTTCCGTGGACGGCACGACGCTGATGGCGCCGGTCTCGGCGAACGGGCCGGGCAGTGACGACGCGGCCCGCACCGCCTTCGTCGACTCGGTACGGGAACAGGTGAACGGCGGCGCGGGGCTGAGCGCCGAGGTCGGCGGGCCGGGCGCCGTACAGGCCGACATGAGCAGCGTCTTCGGTTCGATCGACGGCAAGCTGATGATCGCGACCGTACTGGTCGTCGCCCTGCTGCTGATCGTCATCTACCGCAGCCCGTTCCTCTGGCTGGTCCCGTTGCTCGCGGTGGGCGCGGCGGCCCTCACCACCCGGGCCGCGGTCTACGGTCTTGCCCAGGGCTTCGGCCTCACGGTCACCAGTCAGAGCGCCGGGATCATGACCGTGCTGGTCTTCGGCGCCGGCACCGACTACGCGCTGCTGCTCACCGCGAGATACCGGGACGAACTGCGTCGCGTGCCGCGGCCCTACGAGGCGATGCGAGCGGCCCTGCGCGGATGCGGGCCCGCCGTGCTCGCGTCATCGGGGACCGTCGCCGCCGGTCTGCTCTGTCTCCTCGCCGCCGATCTGAACAGCTCGAGCGGGCTGGGCCCGGTCGGTGCGGTGGGCGTGATGGGTGCGCTTGCCGCGATGTTGACGCTGCTGCCCGCCGTGCTCGTCCTGCTCGGCCGCCGGGTGTTCTGGCCGCTCGTCCCCGCGTACGGCAGCGCGCCCCGGCAGCGCCGCTCGGCCTTCGCCGC contains:
- a CDS encoding MFS transporter — translated: MGMATDTASTRITTPDPAPHTAPERLSSRARLVLFVLCAAQFMVALDFSVLNVALPALGRDLGMSQAGLQWAVTAFALPSGGFLLLFGRIADLFGRRRLFLGGLAVFGAASLIATCAWNQEAFLAGRALQGLGAAVIVPTGMSLLTTTFPEGPLRDRALGISGTLLSLGFTAGMVLGGVLTDTLGWRSTMGLLGAASVIVLALAPGLLTESLPHGRKGMGGAPVPERPRLDVPGAVAVTGGLLALIYALSTAAQSGFGHADVLVTLVLGVVLLAAFVVIESRSAVPLVSLPMLKRRTVAWGNLGGLVTFSMMSTVIFVLTLYFQEVLNLSSLETGLIFGVQGVASAFAGAFAPKVIGRFGAHRVLVGSLLVQGLFIGSMAGIGAHSGVWLATIGVSTASMAHLGAIISYGLTVTSGVPDDEQGLATGLVTTTQQVGITIGIPLLGVLATTQSTLFGGVRTVLGIDAAIVIGAALLVAAGLGTRGENRS
- a CDS encoding helix-turn-helix transcriptional regulator translates to MASPTEIKPEGFRPGTKPHRLSELREFLMSRRARITPAEAGLPDGGARRRTPGLRREEVAVLAGVGVSWYQWLEQGRDITVSPQVLDSVGRVLRLSSVERRHLYVLAGLNPPPAEVDPADVNMCDGLQRLIDAWMPFPAHIMDRYWNTVLYNDAAAMVLAMRPDIVQNCLIAFFTDPVYRSRNRQWEAIAHQVVAQFRSACSECPDDEGFQAVVDEAKELSPEFAELWERRDIAPGGQIQKQLEHPVVGTLHVESTQLRVPARPDLAIVLHTPLPDTGTESRLQWLASPEGRRGSMYPVAG
- a CDS encoding cytidine deaminase, coding for MSDNTDLDAEDRKIITLARSARARNGVPEGAAVRDETGRTYVAGTVALESLKLSALRTAVAMAVASGAQSLEAAAVVGEAAEAADEDRAAVRDLGGPETPVLLAGPDGTLRSTVTAG
- a CDS encoding P-II family nitrogen regulator — its product is MKLVTAVVKPHKLDEVKTALQELGVNGLTVTEASGYGRQRGHTEVYRGAEYRIDLVPKVRIEVVVDDAEADAVIDAVVDAAHTGKIGDGKVWAVPVETMVRVRTGERGRDAL
- a CDS encoding ammonium transporter, whose amino-acid sequence is MTHATAATPLTTLAAGIDTGDTAWLLAATALVLLMTPGLALFYGGMVRTKSVLNMLMMSFVSIALVTVVWLVAGYSLVFGGDAFAGLIGGLSHLGMAGIGPSDVQGTVPTLLFATFQLTFAIITAALISGAIADRARFGAWLIFVPVWTLLVYIPVAHWVWGPGGWIAADLKALDFAGGMPVEICSGASGLALCLVLGPRLGFKKDAMRPHNMPMVVMGAGLLWFGWFGFNAGSALGANGLAAAAFLNTLAAGCTGLLGWLFVEQRRDGHPTTLGAASGAVAGLVAITPSCGSVGLIGALVVGLVAGVLCSYAVGWKFRLNYDDSLDVVGVHLVGGIVGTILIGLFATSAMTGGAEGLLYGGGFGQLGRQAVGVVAVGVYAFAVTYGIGKAIDRLAGFRVEEEHEYQGLDLTVHAESAYDHGVLGHGAPLSASATQKVKP
- the era gene encoding GTPase Era, which encodes MGAMSVHTQSSEASHRAGFACFVGRPNAGKSTLTNALVGKKVAITSSRPQTTRHTVRGIVHRPDAQLILVDTPGLHKPRTLLGERLNDVVRTTWAEVDVIGFCVPADQKLGPGDKFIAKELAGIKKTPKIAVITKTDLVDGKQLAEQLIAIDQLAAELGFEWAEIIPVSAVGDKQVSLLADLIAPLLPLSPPLYPEGDLTDEPEMVMVAELIREAALEGVRDELPHSIAVVVEEMLPRENRPADRPLLDIHANVYIERPSQKGIIIGPKGARLKDVGMKSRKQIEALLGTPVFLDLHVKVAKDWQRDPKQLRKLGF
- a CDS encoding protealysin inhibitor emfourin, whose product is MRIEVSRTGGFAGIARRAEVDTSARPDADEWHVLAEQALTTGQDAPPAGVPDGFHYRITVDGRTVHCADPHLSDAQRALISRVLKEGA
- a CDS encoding M4 family metallopeptidase, with product MNAHPVFCTIVPPHILDKLARADDPALAEPARRTLRADSAHRTRRLTATLAAPGTPRDTPRRTVYDARHRTTLPGHKVRGEGDDAGKDATVNRAYAGLGATFELYLKAFGRHSIDDNGLPLDASVHYDEKYNNAFWDGTQMVFGDGDGEIFLDFTIPVDVIGHELTHGVTQYTANLTYSGQSGALNESVSDVFGSLIKQYALGQTADQADWLIGAGLLASGVSGVALRSMKAPGTAYDDDVLGKDPQPATMSGYVTTDDDNGGVHLNSGIPNHAFYLLARELGGKAWERAGHVWYDTLTGGDLPAEASFSDFARLTVAAATARFGGGAEQEAVVKAWSQVGVPTGA
- the leuA gene encoding 2-isopropylmalate synthase, whose protein sequence is MSNPTPITNATQTQQPSGMPVHKYRPYEAVEIPDRTWPDSRITKAPRWLSTDLRDGNQALIDPMSPARKREMFDLLVRMGYKEIEVGFPASGDTDFNFVRSIIEEEGAIPEDVTISVLTQAREDLIERTVESLRGAHRASVHLYNATAPTFRRVVFRGSKDDIKQIAVDGTRLVVEYAEKILGPETTFGYQYSPEIFTDTELDFALEVCEAVMDVWQPEAGREIILNLPATVERSTPSTHADRFEWMSRNLSRREYVCLSVHPHNDRGTAVAAAELAIMAGADRIEGCLFGQGERTGNVDLVTLGMNLFSQGVDPQIDFSQIDDVRRTAEYCNQMEIHPRHPYAGDLVYTSFSGSHQDAIKKGFDAMEAEAGAQGRTVDDIEWAVPYLPIDPKDVGRSYEAVIRVNSQSGKGGIAYVLKNDHKLDLPRRMQIEFSKIIQAKTDAEGGEVTPQDIWSIFQDEYLPSPGDSGTRWGRIQLRSGQTTTDTDGRDTLTVEAVVDGVETALTGTGNGPISAFFAALSATGVDARLLDYQEHTMSEGASALAASYIECAIDGKVMWGIGIDANTTRASLKAVVSAVNRAAR
- a CDS encoding TerB family tellurite resistance protein; translation: MLPSRGRSGKKSIIWAVRTSWETVGDGEFFCADCGGDRNYLRRTGRRRLTVLGLPLLARGRTGPVIECAACETRFTTEALDHPTTTRFSAMLRDAVHTVTLAVLTAGGASSHTVTETAVATVRAAGFDECTEEQLTALVDALAADTGRFVTDAEPCGAALTIELHEALQPLAPHLAPAGRESILLQGARIALADGPYSPAEREVLATVGGALQLCAQDTSRLLTAAARMPS
- a CDS encoding VOC family protein, with the protein product MIDSSTRVRVARPSGDLAAAERFYVEGLGLEVIWRTGAHVSGEHDLLMVGPPGGSWHFELTHDPEDPLVPAPTVDDLFVVYLGEPVAEDLVHRLIETGGTRVTSHNPYWDTHGVTVVDPDGYRLVLCSRTWDF
- a CDS encoding MMPL family transporter, with the translated sequence MRPGNTGSGDEPGGRRRWLLPWAVVALWVAVLAIAAPFAGRLGDVQRDNIVDYLPAGADSTQVAKIQQALPGGESTDLVLVYHRAGGLTAEDRATAERQIAAVAAAHRLSATPAAVASVDGTTLMAPVSANGPGSDDAARTAFVDSVREQVNGGAGLSAEVGGPGAVQADMSSVFGSIDGKLMIATVLVVALLLIVIYRSPFLWLVPLLAVGAAALTTRAAVYGLAQGFGLTVTSQSAGIMTVLVFGAGTDYALLLTARYRDELRRVPRPYEAMRAALRGCGPAVLASSGTVAAGLLCLLAADLNSSSGLGPVGAVGVMGALAAMLTLLPAVLVLLGRRVFWPLVPAYGSAPRQRRSAFAAIGSTAGRRPGVILACGGILLGALALGVFRLPGDLAQQDGFTDRPESVSALRTATAAFPERGSQPISVLAPTRSADGALARARGTGGVASATRGRSAAGWTEISVIAEDAPESKGETRTIEALRADLPGSLVGGPSAQQLDLEHTNAHDRGVVVPLVLSAVLLILIVLLRSLVAPLILVAAVVAVWGAAMGIGGLVFSPLLGFDGIDPGLPLLWFVFLVALGVDYGIFLMHRTREETLAGARPADAALTALRTTGSVIASAGVVLAATFSVLMNLPLVMMVEMGLVVAVGVLLDTFLVRTFLVTSASLLLGRLMWWPGKLSRRPAAGAPQQERARVGTH